Below is a window of Fundulus heteroclitus isolate FHET01 unplaced genomic scaffold, MU-UCD_Fhet_4.1 scaffold_169, whole genome shotgun sequence DNA.
aataattttatatttaaagtactttcagcagtttgaatactgattttgaccagacttctcctttaacagCTGTAGCATTAATCACAATAATTTCTCAGACTACTTATGTTTTAGTCTATTTTCTTCAAtgttgagattttcttttacattgttttgaaGAGAAGTCTCACAGGATGAGATGCAGAGAGTTACAACAATTACACTTGCACTCGAAAAACAGCGATAAATGGAAATACCGACCCTCTGCAGCATTGACTAATTCAAACTTTCaggtattttcttttgttcaaaACTGTCATGGAATACAGCTATTGTTTGACATTTCATCCATACCTGATGATCTAGAAGATGAAGTTGCAGCATCCCTCTCAGTTGAGTCACCCTCCTTTTTAGTGTCAATGACGCTTGTAGATAAACTTACAATCACACTGTTGGTTCTTGTGAGCTCTGGCACGCTCATgtcctggattactgcagctgGCGTTGGACCAAGGATGATGGAATCGTCACTCTCGCTGGATGACTGTTGTGATTGCTAAAAATTGAGAAGCTCAACAGTTAATTAGCCCACCCCTACATGAAATGTAATAACTAACAACAGAGCTACAAAGTTAACTTTAACTGTATCAAAGTATTTGGAAATTCCTAAGATGTCAGTtctcaacagcaacaaaaatgcaaagGGTCCTTGAGATTAAATTGGAGTTTCTGGATTTGATGGTCACTTGATCACTTGGCCAACACATTTTGTCAACTTAACTAACATAGGGTggggaaataaagcaaataCCTTGCTTATATATTTAATACAAACCATGTAGCGAACCACCCTAATGTATCACAAATATTCCAAAAGCTAAGTTTGCTATGATCAGATgtgcctgtaaaaaaaacaaaacacaaaacaaaaacaaaaaaaatgaccaCCACCAATTAGCTTTGGATTTTGATATCCATCACCAACTAATTCAAATTCAAGTTTAGGTTAAAAGACTCTCTGATCCAGCATTAGCTATGGTTttctaaattgtatttatttatcttttctaTTTTGCATGGCcctagtggcttgctttttcaacacagtaggctgacaggaaggggtcTAAATTTGAGTTGATTTCATAATTATAGCGGGTACAAGATATTTGAAACtccttttgaaaaatattttacaaatctTAAATCAAAACAGCCTCACATACACTGGTACATTTACTGAAGACAAACCCATAACAGTTATCTCTGGGATGTATATCACAAAAAAAGTGAAGCAAAACTAACCATTAAACCTTTTTGATGCAGAGAAGACGTCCACTCGTTTTCTTCAATTGCTGTCTTTACACAGGCCGCCTCATAACGAGCCTCACATCTAACATGATGTGCTCTGAGTATCACAAGACGACGAGAGTGAGGCTTTTGGTCCTATAAAACACCAAACCAAGCATTTTTAAATGTCCACATTATGAAGTGAAAAAGACTGGAAACAGCAAAAGACCTTGGAGGAACTAAACCCTGATCACAATGAAAATGATGCACCCAGGTGAAACTAAGGCAAGTATCAGTGAGTCTAGTCCTACAGCAGCACACCTGATCCGAAACAAATGGTTCTCCAATAGCTTGTTATCACACATTTGTTAATGATCCATTTTGGTCAAGTGTGGTGGAgtagaaaaacatcaaaaaacatgcaggacaccagcctTTAGAGACTGGAACTGCTGATCCCTGCTTTAGGCATTTATCTACTCAACAGCTTAATTACAGAT
It encodes the following:
- the LOC118558866 gene encoding uncharacterized protein LOC118558866 — translated: MSFGASARSAGGVPVLWEEVEMSTPSCPSTQATDEANGLDPEQMQKDQKPHSRRLVILRAHHVRCEARYEAACVKTAIEENEWTSSLHQKGLMQSQQSSSESDDSIILGPTPAAVIQDMSVPELTRTNSVIVSLSTSVIDTKKEGDSTERDAATSSSRSSGQFGVRRRCTTKVEKNKDLPSAKERSDDEVPVAIEVSGNSNTTKGFFKELL